One region of Streptomyces davaonensis JCM 4913 genomic DNA includes:
- a CDS encoding cytochrome P450, with amino-acid sequence MTSATPEAAPFEGPPAVVGDGRELYAWLKRMRREAPVWIDPASGSCHVLRHADALRVLSEPAVFSSDFSSLAPPPEPGLPNFAEASLSVTDPPRHGQLRKLISQAFTPRTVAGLEPRIQAVTTELLDSIAERTDFDLVEELSGPLPVVVIAELLGIPSSDREMFRRWAEYLLPPSDEVTAGEFLEGGYAKTRAAELTEMADYLLSHVQDRRTTPRDDLLSRLAAAEADGERLTDKQMVNFSAFLLLAGHLTTTLFMSNALLSFAETPGTLTEIRKDPSLIPGALDEVLRYRPPVSFLYRLTREDTRIGEVDVPAGRIVVTWLLSANRDEVQFPDPDRFDPHRAPTGHLTFSHGIHFCLGAPLARMESSIVLNALLTRYRTITLGTPTYHQRPDIYGVTSLPVSVEPR; translated from the coding sequence ATGACGTCAGCGACACCCGAGGCCGCACCGTTCGAGGGGCCGCCGGCCGTGGTGGGCGACGGCCGGGAGCTGTACGCGTGGCTGAAGCGGATGCGCCGCGAGGCACCGGTGTGGATCGACCCCGCCAGCGGCTCGTGCCACGTCCTCCGGCACGCCGACGCCCTGCGGGTCCTGTCCGAACCCGCGGTGTTCTCCTCGGACTTCAGCTCCCTGGCGCCGCCGCCGGAGCCGGGTCTGCCGAACTTCGCGGAGGCGTCCCTGAGCGTGACCGACCCGCCGCGCCACGGTCAGCTGCGCAAGCTGATCAGCCAGGCGTTCACCCCGCGTACGGTGGCGGGCCTGGAACCGCGGATCCAGGCGGTCACCACGGAACTGCTCGACTCGATCGCCGAGCGCACCGACTTCGACCTGGTGGAGGAGTTGTCGGGGCCGCTGCCGGTGGTGGTGATCGCCGAGCTGCTGGGCATCCCGAGCTCGGACCGGGAGATGTTCCGGCGCTGGGCGGAGTATCTGCTGCCGCCCAGCGACGAGGTGACGGCGGGCGAGTTCCTGGAGGGCGGCTACGCGAAGACCCGGGCCGCCGAGCTGACCGAGATGGCCGACTATCTCCTCTCCCACGTCCAGGACCGCCGTACGACACCCCGGGACGACCTGCTGTCCCGGCTGGCGGCGGCGGAGGCGGACGGCGAACGCCTCACCGACAAGCAGATGGTCAACTTCTCGGCGTTCCTGCTGCTGGCGGGCCACCTGACGACGACCCTCTTCATGAGCAACGCCCTGCTCAGCTTCGCCGAGACCCCGGGCACCCTCACCGAGATCCGCAAGGACCCGTCCCTCATCCCCGGCGCCTTGGACGAGGTGCTGCGCTACCGCCCGCCGGTGTCCTTCCTCTACCGCCTGACCCGCGAGGACACCCGCATCGGCGAGGTGGACGTCCCGGCCGGCCGCATCGTGGTCACCTGGCTCCTCTCGGCCAACCGGGACGAAGTCCAGTTCCCCGACCCCGACCGCTTCGACCCCCACCGCGCCCCCACCGGCCACCTGACCTTCTCCCACGGCATCCACTTCTGCCTGGGCGCCCCCCTGGCCAGGATGGAGTCATCCATCGTCCTGAACGCCCTCCTGACCCGCTACCGCACCATCACCCTGGGCACCCCCACCTACCACCAACGCCCAGACATCTACGGCGTAACAAGCCTGCCGGTCTCGGTAGAACCCAGGTAA
- a CDS encoding methyltransferase yields the protein MRPEEADAAVAVRALLYAPLVSRALCAVAELGIPDALADGPRTAARLARDTGAHEAALHQALTALTAFEVFEALPDGRFALARLGTALTTSAPGSALPSALMAQALTARAWQGIPDTVRTGTPAFDQEFGADFFAVLDQRPDLRDLFDATQARDVELESAAILRAHDFSTAGTLVDVGGGDGALLCELLAAHPELRGVLLDRPAAAAAARARFTAAGLADRAETRAGDFFTAVPDGGDVYLLREILHDWDDEQCVTVLAACRRAMPAHARLVVVELAADDRPGTDADARMTALMTLYMLSVLPGRERTPGEFEALFGKAGLRLTSVTRLTGQKTLLVAVPEGATPEPADPSARTSRERSTDHV from the coding sequence ATGCGCCCCGAGGAAGCCGACGCCGCCGTCGCCGTACGCGCGCTGCTGTACGCCCCGCTGGTCTCGCGCGCCCTGTGCGCGGTGGCCGAACTGGGTATCCCCGACGCCCTGGCGGACGGTCCGCGCACCGCCGCCCGGCTCGCCCGGGACACCGGCGCCCACGAGGCGGCCCTGCACCAGGCGCTGACCGCGCTGACCGCCTTCGAGGTCTTCGAGGCGCTGCCGGACGGCCGGTTCGCCCTCGCCCGGCTCGGCACCGCCCTCACCACGAGCGCCCCCGGCAGTGCCCTGCCCAGCGCCCTGATGGCCCAGGCCCTCACCGCCCGCGCCTGGCAGGGCATCCCGGACACCGTGCGCACCGGGACGCCCGCCTTCGACCAGGAGTTCGGCGCCGACTTCTTCGCCGTCCTCGACCAACGCCCGGACCTGCGGGACCTGTTCGACGCCACGCAGGCCCGGGACGTCGAACTGGAGAGCGCCGCCATCCTGCGCGCCCACGACTTCTCCACGGCCGGCACCCTCGTCGACGTCGGCGGCGGCGACGGCGCCCTCCTGTGCGAACTGCTCGCGGCCCACCCGGAGTTGCGCGGGGTGCTGCTCGACCGGCCCGCCGCGGCCGCCGCGGCCCGCGCCCGGTTCACCGCCGCCGGGCTCGCCGACCGTGCCGAGACCCGTGCCGGGGACTTCTTCACCGCCGTACCGGACGGCGGGGACGTCTATCTGCTGCGCGAGATCCTGCACGACTGGGACGACGAGCAGTGCGTCACCGTGCTCGCCGCCTGCCGCCGCGCCATGCCCGCGCACGCCCGCCTCGTCGTCGTCGAACTCGCCGCCGACGACCGGCCGGGCACCGACGCCGACGCCCGGATGACCGCGCTGATGACGCTCTACATGCTCTCCGTGCTGCCCGGCCGCGAGCGCACCCCCGGCGAGTTCGAGGCCCTGTTCGGCAAGGCGGGCCTGCGGCTCACCTCCGTGACCCGCCTGACCGGACAGAAGACCCTCCTCGTCGCGGTCCCCGAAGGCGCCACCCCCGAACCCGCCGACCCGTCCGCCCGAACGAGCCGTGAGCGGAGCACCGACCATGTCTGA
- a CDS encoding KamA family radical SAM protein yields MHLTVDGTTTRFRAYGPRQLDDIARRYPLPDAARETVRLLSRVLPFRVNEYVLSELVDWTRVPDDPMYQLVFPQAGMLDEADLGVLRRLAGRRDGDPEVVAAVREIRERLNPHPGGQQELNVPRDDSGPVPGLQHKYRETVLYFPGQGQTCHTYCTYCFRWAQFVGDADLRFAARGPAGLLRHLRGHPDVSDVLVTGGDPMVMTTERLRGHLEPLLDVPTVRTVRIGTKSPAYWPQRFVSDSDADDVLRLFERVVQSGRTLAVMAHLSHPRELATPLAQRALERIRATGAVVYCQAPLIGHVNDNAATWSGLWRAELAAGLVPYYMFVARDTGPHAYYRVPLARAVDIFQEAYRELPGLARTVRGPVMSTTVGKVVVDGVEHLPEGRYFRLRLLQARDPRLVGRPFRAPWSPTAAWVDELRCEAGADEALHAALTGGARAEVA; encoded by the coding sequence GTGCACTTGACGGTCGACGGCACCACCACTCGCTTCCGCGCGTACGGACCGCGGCAGCTGGACGACATCGCCCGGCGCTATCCGCTCCCGGACGCCGCGCGCGAGACGGTACGGCTGCTGTCCCGGGTGCTGCCGTTCCGGGTGAACGAGTACGTGCTCTCCGAACTCGTCGACTGGACACGGGTTCCGGACGATCCCATGTACCAACTCGTCTTCCCACAGGCCGGGATGCTCGACGAGGCCGACCTGGGCGTACTGCGCCGGCTGGCCGGACGCCGGGACGGCGACCCCGAAGTGGTCGCCGCCGTACGGGAGATCCGGGAGCGGCTCAACCCGCATCCCGGCGGGCAGCAGGAGCTGAACGTGCCCCGCGACGACTCCGGTCCGGTCCCGGGGCTCCAGCACAAGTACCGCGAGACCGTGCTGTACTTCCCCGGCCAGGGCCAGACCTGCCACACCTACTGCACCTACTGCTTCCGCTGGGCGCAGTTCGTCGGGGACGCCGACCTGCGGTTCGCCGCGCGCGGTCCGGCCGGGCTGCTCCGGCATCTGCGCGGCCATCCCGACGTCAGCGATGTGCTCGTCACCGGCGGCGACCCGATGGTGATGACCACCGAGCGGCTGCGCGGCCACCTGGAGCCGCTGCTGGACGTGCCGACCGTGCGGACCGTCAGGATCGGCACCAAGTCGCCCGCCTACTGGCCGCAGCGGTTCGTCAGCGACAGCGACGCCGACGACGTCCTGCGCCTGTTCGAGCGGGTCGTCCAGTCCGGGCGCACCCTCGCGGTGATGGCCCACCTCAGCCATCCGCGCGAACTCGCCACCCCGCTCGCCCAGCGCGCCCTGGAACGGATCCGGGCGACCGGCGCCGTCGTGTACTGCCAGGCCCCGCTCATCGGCCACGTCAACGACAACGCCGCCACCTGGTCCGGGCTGTGGCGGGCCGAACTCGCCGCGGGGCTGGTGCCGTACTACATGTTCGTGGCCCGGGACACCGGGCCGCACGCCTACTACCGGGTGCCGCTGGCCCGCGCGGTGGACATCTTCCAGGAGGCCTACCGCGAACTGCCCGGCCTCGCCCGGACCGTGCGCGGGCCGGTGATGTCGACCACCGTCGGCAAGGTAGTCGTGGACGGGGTGGAACACCTTCCCGAGGGGCGGTACTTCCGGCTGCGGCTGCTCCAGGCCCGCGATCCACGCCTCGTCGGACGTCCGTTCCGGGCGCCCTGGTCGCCGACCGCCGCCTGGGTCGACGAGCTGCGGTGCGAGGCGGGCGCGGACGAGGCGCTGCACGCCGCACTCACCGGCGGGGCCCGGGCGGAGGTGGCGTGA
- a CDS encoding pyridoxal phosphate-dependent aminotransferase: MSSGISPNLALDQEVARLRAAGERVLHLGFGEARLPLPAGLVRALGEAAGHTAYGPVAGRPEVLAAVAGYHRRRGLPTEGGQIAVAPGSKPLLMALVAAVEGDVLLPRPAWVTYGPQARLMGRRAWGVDIPPECGGVPEPDALARTLERIREQGRRAGLLVLTLPDNPTGTLAPPEIVDRVCEIAREADLTVVSDEIYRDLLHDPATGFRSPAEVAPERTVVTTGLSKTHALGGWRIGSARFPAGDRGERLRARVLATASEVWSSLAGPLQSVARYAYDEPPELTAHVARGARLHADVTRAVHRVMTDAGARCRTPGGGFYVYPDFEPAREVLAAHGAVDSASLERVLLERAGVAVLGGHHFGDDPHALRFRAATSLMHGATDLQRRTALDADDPTELPHIRRELEQLAQALTKLTA, encoded by the coding sequence ATGAGCTCCGGGATATCGCCCAATCTCGCACTCGACCAGGAGGTCGCCCGGCTCCGGGCCGCCGGGGAGCGGGTGCTGCATCTGGGGTTCGGGGAGGCGCGGCTGCCGTTGCCCGCCGGGCTGGTGCGGGCGCTCGGTGAAGCGGCCGGGCACACCGCCTACGGGCCGGTCGCGGGACGCCCCGAGGTGCTGGCCGCCGTGGCCGGGTACCACCGGCGGCGGGGGCTGCCCACCGAGGGCGGGCAGATCGCCGTGGCGCCCGGCAGCAAGCCGCTGCTGATGGCGCTGGTCGCCGCCGTCGAGGGGGACGTGCTGCTGCCCCGGCCGGCCTGGGTGACGTACGGGCCGCAGGCGCGGCTGATGGGGCGCCGGGCCTGGGGAGTGGACATCCCTCCGGAGTGCGGGGGCGTGCCCGAGCCGGACGCGCTGGCCCGGACCCTGGAGCGGATCCGGGAACAGGGGCGGCGGGCCGGGCTGCTGGTGCTGACCCTGCCGGACAACCCGACCGGCACGCTGGCGCCGCCCGAAATCGTCGACAGGGTCTGCGAGATCGCCCGCGAGGCGGACCTCACCGTGGTCTCCGACGAGATCTACCGGGACCTTCTGCACGACCCCGCCACCGGCTTCCGCAGCCCCGCCGAGGTCGCGCCCGAGCGCACGGTTGTCACCACCGGCCTCAGCAAGACGCATGCCCTCGGCGGCTGGCGGATCGGTTCGGCACGGTTCCCCGCCGGGGACCGGGGCGAGCGGCTGCGCGCCCGCGTCCTCGCCACCGCCAGCGAGGTCTGGTCCTCGCTGGCCGGACCGCTCCAGAGCGTCGCCCGGTACGCCTACGACGAACCGCCCGAGCTGACCGCGCACGTCGCCCGCGGCGCCCGGCTGCACGCCGACGTCACCCGGGCCGTGCACCGCGTCATGACCGACGCGGGCGCCCGGTGCCGTACCCCCGGCGGCGGCTTCTACGTCTACCCCGACTTCGAGCCCGCCCGCGAGGTGCTCGCCGCGCACGGCGCCGTCGACTCGGCGTCCCTGGAGCGGGTGCTGCTGGAGCGGGCCGGGGTCGCCGTGCTCGGCGGCCACCACTTCGGCGACGATCCGCACGCCCTGCGCTTCCGCGCCGCGACCAGCCTCATGCACGGCGCGACCGACCTTCAGCGCCGTACCGCGCTGGACGCCGACGACCCCACCGAACTTCCGCACATCCGCCGCGAGCTGGAACAGCTCGCGCAGGCCCTGACGAAGCTGACGGCCTGA
- a CDS encoding DUF6875 domain-containing protein, which produces MTTGAEPGTQPSLAGFSGDTTVSPPSGYEHRLREDIAVLDSWLVDYISQPHPQLRRKGAVCPFVPAALQADALRAAFHYEVSGKDPDELHALLEEELDRFVRRPAEDSLDSLVVVLPDLAEDGYAALDEVHARLKNAAVAGGAMIGQFHPACDERSVRNDGFRVSRSPLPLLAVRHMASHDILFLHELPHWFAAYRERFGAQFAEGRIREPLMLGLYAAAERRHVRRRES; this is translated from the coding sequence ATGACCACGGGTGCCGAACCGGGCACACAGCCGTCGCTCGCCGGGTTCAGCGGCGACACCACCGTGTCCCCGCCGAGCGGATACGAGCACCGGCTGCGCGAGGACATCGCCGTACTCGACTCCTGGCTCGTCGACTACATCAGTCAGCCGCATCCGCAGCTGCGCCGCAAGGGAGCCGTCTGCCCGTTCGTGCCGGCCGCGCTCCAGGCCGACGCGCTGCGTGCCGCCTTCCACTACGAGGTCTCCGGCAAGGACCCCGACGAACTGCACGCCCTGCTGGAGGAGGAACTCGACCGGTTCGTCCGCCGGCCCGCCGAGGATTCCCTGGACAGCCTTGTCGTGGTGCTGCCCGACCTCGCCGAGGACGGGTACGCGGCCCTCGACGAGGTGCACGCCCGGCTGAAGAACGCCGCCGTGGCGGGCGGCGCCATGATCGGCCAGTTCCACCCCGCCTGCGACGAACGCTCGGTGCGCAACGACGGGTTCCGGGTCTCCCGCTCCCCGCTGCCGCTGCTCGCCGTCCGGCACATGGCCTCGCACGACATCCTCTTCCTGCACGAACTCCCGCACTGGTTCGCCGCCTACCGCGAACGCTTCGGCGCGCAGTTCGCCGAGGGCCGGATCCGCGAGCCGCTGATGCTCGGCCTGTACGCCGCGGCCGAGCGCCGCCACGTCCGGCGGAGGGAGTCCTGA
- a CDS encoding cytochrome P450: MEPTEATATTEIPRPPTGVGDGSQLLDWLRTMRDRHPVWRDDMTGAAHVFRYDDLLKVLSSPDVFSSDFSAIMPPPDPDAPNFTEGVLTMTDPPRHGKLRRLVSQAFTPRMVAQLEPKVEVLTRELFDTVAGERDFDLVSAVAYPLPVIVIAEMLGIPPADRELFRGWGEALLSTNYELPVGAVPDGTMPEQIAAQLKEMHAYLLGHVQDRRTTPRDDLISRLVTAEVDGDALTDGETVSFLNFLLLAGHLTTSLLMGNTLLSFADEPAQLKAVREDRELVPAALEEVLRHRPPVVFQARVTRQETELGGVTLPANVPVMCWQMSGNRDERHFPDPDRFDISRTPNTHLTFGHGIHFCIGTPLARLESRIVLNELLDRYRQVDVGTPVYYERSPEIFGVKSLPITVETA; this comes from the coding sequence ATGGAACCCACGGAAGCCACCGCGACAACCGAAATTCCGCGCCCCCCGACCGGCGTGGGCGACGGCAGTCAGCTGCTGGACTGGCTGAGGACCATGCGTGACCGCCACCCGGTGTGGCGGGACGACATGACCGGCGCCGCCCATGTGTTCCGCTACGACGACCTGCTGAAGGTGCTGTCCTCCCCGGACGTCTTCAGCTCCGACTTCAGCGCGATCATGCCGCCGCCCGACCCGGACGCCCCCAACTTCACCGAGGGCGTGCTGACGATGACCGACCCGCCCCGGCACGGCAAGCTGCGCCGCCTGGTCAGCCAGGCGTTCACCCCGCGCATGGTGGCCCAGCTGGAGCCCAAGGTGGAGGTGCTGACCCGGGAGCTGTTCGACACGGTCGCCGGGGAGCGGGACTTCGACCTGGTCTCCGCGGTGGCCTATCCGCTGCCGGTGATCGTCATCGCGGAGATGCTGGGCATCCCGCCGGCCGACCGCGAGCTGTTCCGCGGCTGGGGCGAGGCCCTGCTGTCGACCAACTACGAGCTGCCGGTGGGCGCGGTGCCCGACGGCACGATGCCCGAGCAGATCGCCGCCCAGCTCAAGGAGATGCACGCCTATCTCCTCGGCCACGTCCAGGACCGCCGTACCACCCCGCGCGACGATCTGATCAGCCGGCTGGTGACGGCCGAGGTCGACGGCGACGCGCTGACCGACGGCGAGACGGTGAGCTTCCTGAACTTCCTGCTGCTGGCGGGCCATCTGACGACGTCGCTGCTGATGGGCAACACCCTGCTGAGCTTCGCGGACGAGCCGGCGCAGCTGAAGGCGGTGCGCGAGGACCGCGAGCTGGTGCCGGCCGCCCTGGAGGAGGTGCTGCGGCACCGCCCGCCGGTGGTCTTCCAGGCCAGGGTCACCCGTCAGGAGACCGAGCTCGGCGGGGTCACCCTGCCGGCGAACGTGCCGGTGATGTGCTGGCAGATGTCCGGCAACCGCGACGAGCGGCACTTCCCCGACCCGGACCGCTTCGACATCTCCCGCACCCCGAACACCCATCTGACGTTCGGTCACGGCATCCACTTCTGCATCGGCACCCCGCTGGCCCGGCTGGAGTCCCGGATCGTGCTGAACGAACTCCTCGACCGCTACCGCCAGGTGGACGTGGGAACGCCCGTCTACTACGAGCGCAGCCCCGAGATCTTCGGGGTGAAGAGCCTGCCGATCACCGTCGAGACCGCCTGA